The genomic segment TCGTTTCAGTTATCATTCCAGCATATAACTCGGCCTTATGGATACGGGATGCAATTGAGTGTATAATTTCTCAATCGTATCAGTTTATTGAAATAATAATTGTTGATGATGGTTCTTCAGATAATACTTCAGATATTGTCAGACCATATATATCAGATAAAGTAATATACTATTTCCAGGAAAATAAGGGAGCATCTGCTGCAAGGAACAAAGGGATTGAATTAGCCTCTGGTTATTTTATACAATTTTTAGACGCAGATGATATCCTGGATAGGCAGAAAATAAAGGAGCAGGTAGATGCTTATGAAAGAGCAAGCGATAGAGATTCAATTATTTCATCGTCTTGGTATACTTTTTCTGTAAACATAAATGCAGCAATAGAAAGAAGGAACTCTATATGGAAGGATTTTATTCCTGCACGAGGTTTTTTGATTGAAGCTTGGAGCAAAGGATTGTGGATGCCAATTTTTTCATGGCTAATACCTAAACATTTAATTGAAAAATCAGGGTATTGGGATGAACGTATATCCTTCCAGGATGATGGAGAGTTTTTTTCAAGGGTAGTCTTAAGCAGCAGCAGAGTATTATTTTGCGATAAAGCTAAAGGATATTATAGAACTGGAATCACGGGATCTTTAAGCTCCCAATTAGATAGAAAGGCAGCAATGTCGCACTTTTTAGTTTGCCAGCTATATGAAGAAAATTTGTTAAAATATAGCAATGATGAAGAGGCCAGAGAGGCTGTAGCTTCCAACTTTAAAAATTTTGTTTATTTCCATTATCCCAACTATACGGATCTTATCACGAAGGCAGAGGTTAGAGTAAATGAACTGGGCGGAAGCTCTGTTAAACCTCAAGGAACACACTTGTTTAAATTAATCTATAGTTTCCTCGGTTGGAAGATTGCCAGAAGGATAGAAAAATTCTATTATGGTAAAGGATTAAATTATTCTTCATTTAAAAGCAAAATATTGGGAAAAATTTGATGAAAGAATTGGTTTCAGTGATATTGCCGGTGTATAATTCAGAAAAGTATGTGAAGGAAGCCATACAAAGCATCCTTAATCAAACATACAGGTGTCTTGAATTGATAATTATCGATGATTATTCTACTGATAAGAGTTTGCAGGTAATTGAGTCTATTGAAGATTCTAGAATCAAAATTATAAGAAATTCCAGAAATGTGGGAAGAGCAGGATGCGACAATCTTGGATTAGTCTTTGCCAATGGACGATATATCGCAAAAATGGATTCTGATGATATTGCACATCCTATGAGACTCAGCAAGCAGATTGAATTTCTTTTCCAAAATAAGAATGTCAATACAGTAGGTTGTTTTATGCAGAATTTTGGGTATAGTAACTATCTCAATAAATATCCTGCAACTGTACAAGAAAATAAGGCATATACTTTATTTGGCCTTCCCTGTGGTAATCCATCACTAACATTTAAAAGGGAAGTTTTTGATGGCGGACATAAATATAATGAGCATTTAAGGCAAACGGAAGATTATGATTTTTTTGCAAGATATTATGATGTTTTAAATGTATGCAATATACAAGAACCGTTAATGTTTTATAGAACTTATCCTGAAGATAAAAGAAAGGAGATATTATCTGATAGGTTTGAGACAGCTATGCGCGTTAGAAAGGAGTTTTTGTTGAGCATTGGTTTGCCGTTTGATAAAGAAGAACTGCAGATCCATCACTGCTTATATCATTACCAGCTTCCTGCCAATAATATCTATTTGCAAAATGTTGAAAAGTGGTTAAAGAAATTGGAATCTTTTAATAATCAGAAGTTAATTTTTGACCCTAAAGCGTTAACAAGTGTCCTCGCAAGAAAATATTTTGAGTTTTGTTATCTTCACACATTTCCTTATTTAAAAAGTTTCCGAGCTTTTCAGCACTCTGATTACAGTAGAATATTGAATCCTGAGTTATCTCTGAAAATTAAATTCATAATGAAAGGGGTGATGAATTTTAATAAATACAATCAATGAGTTTTGTAAAAAGAATATTGAAGAAGTTATTTCCAATAGTTTTTCTAAAAGAATGTTTTCTTTGGTATAATAAAATAAAGTTAAGAACTCTTGATGCATTGTTTTATCCTCATTATAAAATATCAGAAGATTCTTTTTTGAGAGATTTTTATTTGATTCCTGTCCAGGAATATAAAATATCTTTAATAAAAGAATTGTCATCGTCCGTTACTCCCTATTTTAAATTTTGGGAATTGTGGAAAGATCATGAGTACATTGTGCATTTACAGAAACCTTGCGTTATTGAACCTGCAACAGGCTGGGCTTTTGTTGAAGGAAATAAACTGGTGTCAGAATCCTTAGGCCTTGGGCATGCGCCTCATGTTAGGAAACCTGGCTTATTTAGTTTTTTTATAAAGAAAAGAAGAACGACAAAGTTTTCTAAGATTGTTTCCCTGAGAGATACAGGTGAGGATAATTATTTTCACTTTTATAATGATGTCATAGGCAAAATTTTCTTTCTGAAGAATGAGGGGATTGATTTGAATGACTATACTTTTATAGTGCATGAAAAGCTTTGGGAAAAGAATTATTTTCAAAGTATTTATAATTCTTCGACTTTTCTAAAAAGCCTTAAATGGCATGTACAGAAAGATGATTTTGTAGAAGCTAATGAAAGCATTTTTTGCAAACCATTGACACATAAGCCAGAGATTTTCCAAGAAATAAGTTCACAGGTTTTAAGGGAATTTAGTCAAGCTGGCAGAAGGATATATTTAAAGAGAAGCAGGAGCCGATTGAGGTTTGTTGAGAATGAGGAGGAAATTGAAAATGTGTTAATAAACCTTGGTTTTCAAGTGGTAGATGCAGCTTTGCTGAATCTTGAAGAACAGGTCCGCTTATTTTCTTCTGTCAGATTTCTGGTGGCAATTCATGGAGCAGGGTTAACGAATATATTCTTTAGACAAGGACAACCATTGAGTATGCTTGAGATATTTCCATATCCGGAGAATGGCTGTCTACCCTTTCATTACATTATGCTTGCTCAGCAAAATAAATTCAGGTATAATGCAATGATTGGTGAAAGATCTTCTAGAAATTTTTCCGGAGGTTTCAACGTTAATCCTGTTAAGTTAAAGGAAGAAGTAATACGAATTTTAGAATATGATGAAACCTAGAGTTATTATGGTTATACCATATTTGGGATTTGGAGGAGCTCAAAAGGTATTTTACAATCTTAGTAAGGAGTTAAAAAGGAATTATAACATCATTGAATGCGGGTTCAATGAAACGGATGGCTATGCTTATCCCTCAGGAAATAAACTGATATATTTAAATGTGTATGGAGCAAATACTTTTTGGGGGAAATTAGTGAATTTTATAAAGCGCTGTCATAGATTGAGACGTGTTAAAGAAAAGTTACAACCAATAGTAACTATAAGCCATCTTGAAGGAGCAGATTATATAAATGTATTGTCAGGAAATACCGGAAAAAAGATCCTTTGTGTTCACGGTACTAAGAATCATGATGAAAAAATAAAAGGAGTTTTAGGGTTCTTTCGAAAGAAAATTTTTATTCCTATTTTATACAATAGAGCTGATAAAATAGTGGCAGTAAGCGCTGAAATTAAGAGGGAGCTTTGCAAGGATTATAAACTTGACCAAAATAAAATAGAAGTTATATACAATTGGTTTAATCAGGCTGAGATCAATGAATTGACTAATGAACCTCTTGAAGATGAGCATAGAAGTCTTTTTGATAGAAAATGTATAATACTCTCTGGAAGGTTTGATATTCAAAAGAATTTTATTCTTTTTCTCAAAGTAGTAAAGGAAGTTTCGAAAGATAATAATTGTAGATTTATTTTTTTGGGTGATGGGACATTAAGAAATCAGATGATTGAAACATCAAAGGAACTCGGATTATCTTACTTCTCAAAATGGGGGGCAAATGCCTCCTATAGAGATGCCTCTGTCATCTTTCTTGGATACCAAAGGAATCCTTTTAAGTTTTTAAAAAAGGCAAATCTCTTTGTATTGCCATCGAATTGGGAGGGATTTCCATTAGCTTTGGGTGAGGCGATGTGTTGTGGACTCCCTGTTATGTCATCTAATTGTCCTACTGGTCCTTCAGAAATGTTGGATTATTTAAACGGAAAAGGAAAAATCGAGAGCCCTTTGTATACGAGTTATGGCGTTCTTATGCCTTTGCTAAGAAATGAAACCTCGTGTATCAGCTTATGGAGCAAGGAGATAACAAATGTTATAAATAATAAGGAATTATTGAGTAAGTATTCCGAAGCATCTAGGCAGCGCATGCAATCTTACGATAAGGATAAAATAATTAAACAATGGGAATACCTGATAAAAGAACTATCATCGTAGTTGAAAATTGTCTGGGTTATACCGGTGCTTTTAAAGCAATTTTACAGGTTGTAGAAAATTTAAGTGATCAATATCGTTTTGTTTTTGTATTAACCCAAGGATCTAGTGTTGGTGAGATTTTAAGGCAAAAGGGAATCTTTGTATATCATTTGCCATTTTTCCCATTGCAGAGAAAAATCAAAAGTATTATACTTTATATTCCTAAACTGATTTCGAACAGTCTCCGGTTACGGGCAATTGTTAAAAAAGAGAAAGCTGTAGTTATACATGCAAATGATATCTATAATTTATCCCCCCTGTTAGTTAAATTATCATTGCCTGGGATAAAACTTGTAACTCACATTAGGATACTGCAGAATTCCTTTCCTAAAGTAATTTATAAAACCTGGGTTGGTTTGGCTGAACTATGCTCAGATGTAATAATTGGTGTTTCGAAAGCCTCTTTACAGCCCTTTTCTCCTTCTAAAAGGCTAACTCTAATTCATGATGGTATTTCACGGGATGAAGCTTATAATTATAGTTATGAGCCAGAGCCTTTAAATTACAATTTGCTTTACCTTGCAAATTATATACAAGGGAAAGGTCATGAGTTAGCTATTGAAACTTTTGCGCTGGTGTTGAAAGAAAAACCAAATGCCAGATTGACGTTTGTAGGAGATACATTTGGCTTACCTAATAATGAATTGTATAAAAAAGTTTTAATTGATAAAGCCAGGGATCTGAAAATTGAAAGTTCAGTAATATTTAAAAGCTTTACAAATGATATTGAAAAGGAGTTTAAGGAAAGTCATGTATTTTTAAATTTATCCGAAGCAGAATCGTTTTCGTTTACTTGTCTTGAAGCACTTTATTATGGCGTCCCGTGTATTGCCACAGCTTCCGGAGGCCCCCAGGAGATCCTTGATAATGGTACTTATGGTATTTTAATTTATGAACGGAACAAACACAAAGTTGCAAACGAAATTTTAAAACTCTTGAATAATCCAGATCAACGATTGTTATTCAGCAATAGGGGAAGATTGTACGTTAGAAAAGTATTTTCCCCTCAAAGTACATCATATAAGGTAAATGCAATTTATTCAAGGTTAATTTCGTAACACAACATCTCTTAATGAGCATCATACTGAGAAAAATAAGGTCTTTTAAACCCATAAACCTGATAGGAAGAAATATAATAGTAAAAACTAAATATCTTATTGATAGAATAAGCCTTAGATGGAGGGTGTATGGAATAGTTACATTAAATTTAGCTGGCAGTTCTCTTAAGTACTATTCCGAAGCTGATGATCCGAATGCAGATTCATTGTTTTATGGATATAACGATGAGCCGTCAGAACTTGAGCTGTTTGCCCTATTAGCAAAAAGGGCAACTGTTATTTTTGATATAGGTGCCAATACAGGACTGTTTAGTGTTTTATCAGGAATTAAAAATAGAAATGCTCAGGTTTATGCATTTGAACCGTATACAACCAATTTTAACAGATTAAAAAAGAATATAAGGTTAAATGAATTAAAATTAATTAATTCATTTAAGTGTGCTATTGGATCAGAAAATGGTTCATTAGTATTTTATGTGCCAAATGATTCCAGGATTTCCTTGGTGGCCAGTGCCAATAAGGGCTTTTCAGATAAATTTACTTTTAATAACGAAGTAACTTATAGAGAAGAGATTGTCTCTCAGAAAACACTTGATTCATTTGTTGAAGAAAATGCCATATCTCAAATAGATCTTATTAAAATTGATGTGGAGTCTCATGAATTGGAAGTATTAAAAGGAGGGACCGCTACAATAAAGAAATTTCACCCATTAATTTTATGTGAAATTTTCCTTGAAGACGATGAAGAAAGGACCGCATTTTTTGAAAGATTTGTTCAGGAAAACAACTATTATATTTATTGGATAATAGACTCAGGAATTGTTTTTACAGATAGAATAATAAAAAATCCTTCCGGTCGATCATTTCTCTTTTCAAAAAAGAAAGCTTCTAAAAATTATTATTCTATAAAAGAATATGATTCTTTTATAGAAGAAATTGACAATAACTCTTTGTTATTTTAATGTATTTACCCCTTTTTTCCGTCGGAATGATAGTTTTGTTTTTTGGGGTGTATTGGATAATACATAAATGCTGGAAAGGTAAAATGGCATCATGGGAATCTTATAGCGAACAAGACTACCGAAATTATAAGTAGAAATGCCTACTGCAAAGGAAAATGAGAGTGAAAATAATAGTGAAAATTGTACATAAGGAATGCTTTTAATCTCTTTGTATAACCTGACGAATCCAAGTTTATATATGGCTTTAAGCGTAAGAAAGAGGAAAAAAAAGCTTTCAAATGCAGAGAGTAGCATGATTATGTTTTTGGATTCCCAGATGTAAGGCCGAAACAAAGTAACCCAAATCGCTTCTGGTGCTTTCATAAGAATACCACTTAATGTTGCATCATAATTTCCCAGAGAATATGAAGACCCTCCTTGCTGTTCACTCACATAATTAATCCATCCGGCGGTAGTCCTAGCAGTTTCGGCCAATTTGTCAAGACGATAAAGAGAGTTTTCTTTGGACAGTTCGGCAATGGTATAATAGGAAAGGCCAGTTAACATAATCAAAAGTAGTGGCTTAATAAGTATTCTTAATGCTCTAGATGTTATACGATTATAGTATACTACATATAAATAAAGCATCAATGATGGAATGAGGCAAAGGGCGATATATATTTTAACAGTTTTAAGAATATAGATTCCAATGACCAAGAGAAAAATATCTGTAATTTTTTTCTTTTTTTCGAGAAAGAATCTATGAAAGGCAAAAAATGTTATTGCTACAGCTCCAAAGGTTATACTATCTTTCATTAGACCAGACCCCCAAAAAAAAATGGAGGGAATGAAAAAGATGGATATCGCAAACTCTTTTTTTAAATCAGGAAACAACTTTGTTGAAGCAGTATAGAATAGCCAGATCGAGATAAAGCTTAATATTGCAAATCCTAATGATATGATTGTATAGGTGCCAAAACTGAATAGTGCTAAAATTGCACCTAGCCTGACTACAAAATAGCTGGGAGCATCCTTTGCAAAAATCATATTACTCAGGTATGGATACAGTTCTGGTTTATATTCTGTATTGTTATAAGTAATGAGTTTTAATGCAATACTCGGGTCCTTAAAAAAGGAATTATATATTACAGATATATCATTAAAGTAGTTAGCAGTATCTCCACCGTTATAATAAAACTGATATATAAGACCCAGAAATATCGCTCCTATGAGCTTCAACGTAAGCCCGTAAATAAAATATTTTTTATCCTCCTTATTTTTTACAAACTTACTTCTGTAAATAAAGGCTATTATATAGATGGTAAATAAATAGACAGGCGTAAGTAATAAATCCTTTATTCCGAGCATTTTAATCGTATTATGAAAGTCCTCTTCTTAATCCCTTATCCCTTAAATTCTGCACCTTCTCAAAGATTCCGATTTGAACAGTACATAAATTTATTAAAAATAAACAACATAGAGCCTGTTTTCCAATCTTTTATTGGAGTAAAAACCTGGAAGGTTCTGTATCTCAACGGAAACTTATACCTGAAAATTGCGGGTTTACTTTCAGGATTTTTCAAACGATTGAGCTTATTATTTGGGGTTTCTAAGTACCAATATGTTTTCATTCATAGAGAAGCTTCACCTGTCGGACCACCTATCTTCGAATGGGTTCTTGCTAAAGTACTAAAGAAAAAGATCATTTATGATTTCGATGATGCCATCTGGATAGCTCAGACAGGCAAGGAAAACTTTCTTACTAAAGTGGTGAAAAACCCCGGAAAGGTTAATAAAATTATTAAATGGTCCTATAAGGTTAGTTGTGGCAATTCTTATCTGAAAAATCATTCACTTAAGTTCAATAAAAATGTCGTACTTAATCCTACAACCATAGATTGCGAAAGCCTTCACTTTAAAATAAAGGACCAAAATACAAACAAGGTTGTAATCGGCTGGACTGGTACGCATTCTACAATGATGTATCTAGAACATGCCATTCCTTTTCTGAGAAAATTATATGTAGCCCAAAACTTTAAATTGATAGTCATATCTAACCTAAAGCCAAATTTTGCATTTCCGGAGATGGAGTTCGTTAAATGGAATGAGCACACAGAACAGGAGGACCTGCTTAGAATGAATATAGGCATTATGCCCCTTGCTGACAATGAGTGGACAAAAGGCAAATGTGGATTTAAAGCCTTGCAGTATATGGCGCTTGGAATTCCTGCTGTGGTTTCTTCAGTTGGCGTAAATGCAGAAATTGTAGACCAAGGGATTAACGGGTTCCTGTGTGAATCTGAAACAGATTGGCTGAACTATCTTACCGACCTTATCAATAATGCTCAGTTACGTTCTGAAATGGGTAAAAAAGCAAGAGAAAAAGTTGTTAATAATTATTCTGTAAAATCAAATCAGGAGAATTTCTTAAGTTTATTTTCTTAATTAAACATCATGCCTGGTTACTTTGTCATATCACTGGATTTTGAATTACTATGGGGTGTAAAAGATCATCGTACTAAGGAAGATTATGGTGAAAATATTTTAGGTGCTCGTAAGGCTATCCCTTTAATGCTTGATCTTTTTGAAAGAAAAGAAATTCATGTATCCTGGGCCACTGTTGGCTTTTTATTTTATGATAAAAAGAAAGAGTTGCTTGAATCGTTTCCTCTGGTGAAGCCAGAATACCAGAATACGAAGTTATCTAACTATAACCAATTATCGGATCTTGGTGACGATGAACAAAGTGATCCATACCATTATGGGAAATCATTGATTCGTCTTATTCAATCTAAAAAATGTCAGGACATAGAGACACATACATTCTCCCATTATTATTGCCAGGAACCCTATAAAAAGGAACGAGCATTCGAAGCAGATATCAAAGCTGCAGTCAGTGCTGGGGAAGGTTTGGGGGTAAAAGTTAAATCTATAGTGTTCCCGAGAAATCAGGTGAATAAAGAATATTTACAAATCCTTGCAGAGAATGGCATAATAGCTTATCGCGGCAATCCTGATTCATATTATTACAATGCAAGAAGTCAGAGAGAAAATACAAAATTTAAAAGAATTGTAAGATTGCTGGATGCATATATTCCATTAATTAAAATTTCTAATCCTTCTCTTCAGGAAATGGTTCCTATAGCTCCCGTTAATATTGCTGCCAGCAGGTTTCTAAGGCCATACTCTTCTAACCTTTTCTTTCTGGAAAGATTGAAAATGAAAAGGATAAAAAGAGAGATGTATCAAGCAGCAGTAGCAAATACAATTTACCATCTCTGGTGGCATCCTCATAATTTTGGAAAATCTACAAATCAGAATATTGAACAATTGGAGGAGTTATTGAATTGGTACACTTATCTGAACAAACAGTTCGGGATGGTATCAGCAAGCATGACGGAGATGGCAACCCAGGTTTTAAACAACCATAAGACGATATGATGAATCAAAAGATCATATTGCTTGCTGTTGATTGTGATTTCACAAAAATGATTTATCATGCTTTGAAAAAAGCATATCCTAATATTGAAGTGATCTTTGAAGAGCCTGTATCAAAAGGAAAACTTATTCGAGGTCGAATAAAAAAATTAGGAGTGTTCAAAGTATTAGGACAACTGATTTTTCAGATCGGAATTTACCCTTTTTTAAAGATGAGATCTGAAGCGAGAATTAAAACGATACTTCAAACCACCGGTTTGTCATCAGAACCTATTCCTCTTGAAGTTGTTCATAAGATTGAATCAGCAAATGACATGAAGTCAATCGATCTGATTAAATACAAAGCTCCTGCTCTTGTTATTATCAATGGGACCAGAATTTTATCAAAAGAATTTGTTCAGACCTTTCATGGAAGGATAATCAATATTCATGCAGGTATAACACCTGCTTACCGAGGAGTACATGGTGCATATTGGGCTCTTGTCAACAATGATCCGGAAAATTGTGGCACTACTGTTCATTTTGTAGATAGCGGTATTGATACTGGAAATATTCTTGCTCAGGCGAAAATCGAGATTGAACAGAGCGATAATTTTGCAACATATCCGTATTTACAATTTGCTAAAGGAATCAACCTTCTGATGGATGCAGTTCAGAAATTTTTCGATGGCAGCCTGAAAGTCATTCCTGTGCGCTCTGAAAGATCCGCATTATGGTTTCACCCGACATTCATAGAGTACTTTTATAATCGGAAAACAAAAAAAGTTAAATAGTTTTAAGAAAAGTCTTAGTTTTAAACCCAGAATAATTCATTAGCCTTTGGAAAATCTTGCTAATCATTATGATCTGTAACGGTATTATAAATTTTAATGTATTGATTCAATGGTAAGTTTTATAACGCTTAATCCCGGTTTAACTTCGGCTCATATTTAATATGCAAAATATTTCTAAACTGGATCCTATCGACAGACAGATACTGGAAAAGCTGCAGGCAAATGCAAAAATCACCAATTCTCAGCTTGCTCAGGAAATCGGACTTTCTCCTGCCCCCACTCTGGAAAGGGTAAGAAAGCTTGAAAACGCAGGGCTTATCAAAAGTTATCACGCTCAGGTGGATACTGAAAAACTTGGACTTGGTGTAGGTATATTTATTCTTATCTCGCTTTCAAGTCATAAAAAAAATCAGATTAAATCTTTTGTGGAGAAAATAAATAACATTCCAGAAGTTATTGAGTGCCATCATATTACCGGCTCAGGTGATTTTCTTTTAAAAGTATTGACCCACAATATTTCCAGTTATCAGGAATTGATTCTAGAAAAGCTTGTGGATATTGAAGAAATCGGGAATATGCAGTCAATGGTAATTCTTTCTACATACAAAGATTCTAA from the Sporocytophaga myxococcoides genome contains:
- a CDS encoding glycosyltransferase is translated as MKVLFLIPYPLNSAPSQRFRFEQYINLLKINNIEPVFQSFIGVKTWKVLYLNGNLYLKIAGLLSGFFKRLSLLFGVSKYQYVFIHREASPVGPPIFEWVLAKVLKKKIIYDFDDAIWIAQTGKENFLTKVVKNPGKVNKIIKWSYKVSCGNSYLKNHSLKFNKNVVLNPTTIDCESLHFKIKDQNTNKVVIGWTGTHSTMMYLEHAIPFLRKLYVAQNFKLIVISNLKPNFAFPEMEFVKWNEHTEQEDLLRMNIGIMPLADNEWTKGKCGFKALQYMALGIPAVVSSVGVNAEIVDQGINGFLCESETDWLNYLTDLINNAQLRSEMGKKAREKVVNNYSVKSNQENFLSLFS
- a CDS encoding formyl transferase — its product is MMNQKIILLAVDCDFTKMIYHALKKAYPNIEVIFEEPVSKGKLIRGRIKKLGVFKVLGQLIFQIGIYPFLKMRSEARIKTILQTTGLSSEPIPLEVVHKIESANDMKSIDLIKYKAPALVIINGTRILSKEFVQTFHGRIINIHAGITPAYRGVHGAYWALVNNDPENCGTTVHFVDSGIDTGNILAQAKIEIEQSDNFATYPYLQFAKGINLLMDAVQKFFDGSLKVIPVRSERSALWFHPTFIEYFYNRKTKKVK
- a CDS encoding glycosyltransferase family 4 protein gives rise to the protein MGIPDKRTIIVVENCLGYTGAFKAILQVVENLSDQYRFVFVLTQGSSVGEILRQKGIFVYHLPFFPLQRKIKSIILYIPKLISNSLRLRAIVKKEKAVVIHANDIYNLSPLLVKLSLPGIKLVTHIRILQNSFPKVIYKTWVGLAELCSDVIIGVSKASLQPFSPSKRLTLIHDGISRDEAYNYSYEPEPLNYNLLYLANYIQGKGHELAIETFALVLKEKPNARLTFVGDTFGLPNNELYKKVLIDKARDLKIESSVIFKSFTNDIEKEFKESHVFLNLSEAESFSFTCLEALYYGVPCIATASGGPQEILDNGTYGILIYERNKHKVANEILKLLNNPDQRLLFSNRGRLYVRKVFSPQSTSYKVNAIYSRLIS
- a CDS encoding glycosyltransferase family 2 protein, whose amino-acid sequence is MKELVSVILPVYNSEKYVKEAIQSILNQTYRCLELIIIDDYSTDKSLQVIESIEDSRIKIIRNSRNVGRAGCDNLGLVFANGRYIAKMDSDDIAHPMRLSKQIEFLFQNKNVNTVGCFMQNFGYSNYLNKYPATVQENKAYTLFGLPCGNPSLTFKREVFDGGHKYNEHLRQTEDYDFFARYYDVLNVCNIQEPLMFYRTYPEDKRKEILSDRFETAMRVRKEFLLSIGLPFDKEELQIHHCLYHYQLPANNIYLQNVEKWLKKLESFNNQKLIFDPKALTSVLARKYFEFCYLHTFPYLKSFRAFQHSDYSRILNPELSLKIKFIMKGVMNFNKYNQ
- a CDS encoding Lrp/AsnC family transcriptional regulator codes for the protein MQNISKLDPIDRQILEKLQANAKITNSQLAQEIGLSPAPTLERVRKLENAGLIKSYHAQVDTEKLGLGVGIFILISLSSHKKNQIKSFVEKINNIPEVIECHHITGSGDFLLKVLTHNISSYQELILEKLVDIEEIGNMQSMVILSTYKDSKVMPIL
- a CDS encoding glycosyltransferase family 61 protein encodes the protein MSFVKRILKKLFPIVFLKECFLWYNKIKLRTLDALFYPHYKISEDSFLRDFYLIPVQEYKISLIKELSSSVTPYFKFWELWKDHEYIVHLQKPCVIEPATGWAFVEGNKLVSESLGLGHAPHVRKPGLFSFFIKKRRTTKFSKIVSLRDTGEDNYFHFYNDVIGKIFFLKNEGIDLNDYTFIVHEKLWEKNYFQSIYNSSTFLKSLKWHVQKDDFVEANESIFCKPLTHKPEIFQEISSQVLREFSQAGRRIYLKRSRSRLRFVENEEEIENVLINLGFQVVDAALLNLEEQVRLFSSVRFLVAIHGAGLTNIFFRQGQPLSMLEIFPYPENGCLPFHYIMLAQQNKFRYNAMIGERSSRNFSGGFNVNPVKLKEEVIRILEYDET
- a CDS encoding FkbM family methyltransferase, with the translated sequence MSIILRKIRSFKPINLIGRNIIVKTKYLIDRISLRWRVYGIVTLNLAGSSLKYYSEADDPNADSLFYGYNDEPSELELFALLAKRATVIFDIGANTGLFSVLSGIKNRNAQVYAFEPYTTNFNRLKKNIRLNELKLINSFKCAIGSENGSLVFYVPNDSRISLVASANKGFSDKFTFNNEVTYREEIVSQKTLDSFVEENAISQIDLIKIDVESHELEVLKGGTATIKKFHPLILCEIFLEDDEERTAFFERFVQENNYYIYWIIDSGIVFTDRIIKNPSGRSFLFSKKKASKNYYSIKEYDSFIEEIDNNSLLF
- a CDS encoding glycosyltransferase codes for the protein MMKPRVIMVIPYLGFGGAQKVFYNLSKELKRNYNIIECGFNETDGYAYPSGNKLIYLNVYGANTFWGKLVNFIKRCHRLRRVKEKLQPIVTISHLEGADYINVLSGNTGKKILCVHGTKNHDEKIKGVLGFFRKKIFIPILYNRADKIVAVSAEIKRELCKDYKLDQNKIEVIYNWFNQAEINELTNEPLEDEHRSLFDRKCIILSGRFDIQKNFILFLKVVKEVSKDNNCRFIFLGDGTLRNQMIETSKELGLSYFSKWGANASYRDASVIFLGYQRNPFKFLKKANLFVLPSNWEGFPLALGEAMCCGLPVMSSNCPTGPSEMLDYLNGKGKIESPLYTSYGVLMPLLRNETSCISLWSKEITNVINNKELLSKYSEASRQRMQSYDKDKIIKQWEYLIKELSS
- a CDS encoding glycosyltransferase family 2 protein, translated to MNKLVSVIIPAYNSALWIRDAIECIISQSYQFIEIIIVDDGSSDNTSDIVRPYISDKVIYYFQENKGASAARNKGIELASGYFIQFLDADDILDRQKIKEQVDAYERASDRDSIISSSWYTFSVNINAAIERRNSIWKDFIPARGFLIEAWSKGLWMPIFSWLIPKHLIEKSGYWDERISFQDDGEFFSRVVLSSSRVLFCDKAKGYYRTGITGSLSSQLDRKAAMSHFLVCQLYEENLLKYSNDEEAREAVASNFKNFVYFHYPNYTDLITKAEVRVNELGGSSVKPQGTHLFKLIYSFLGWKIARRIEKFYYGKGLNYSSFKSKILGKI
- a CDS encoding polysaccharide deacetylase family protein encodes the protein MPGYFVISLDFELLWGVKDHRTKEDYGENILGARKAIPLMLDLFERKEIHVSWATVGFLFYDKKKELLESFPLVKPEYQNTKLSNYNQLSDLGDDEQSDPYHYGKSLIRLIQSKKCQDIETHTFSHYYCQEPYKKERAFEADIKAAVSAGEGLGVKVKSIVFPRNQVNKEYLQILAENGIIAYRGNPDSYYYNARSQRENTKFKRIVRLLDAYIPLIKISNPSLQEMVPIAPVNIAASRFLRPYSSNLFFLERLKMKRIKREMYQAAVANTIYHLWWHPHNFGKSTNQNIEQLEELLNWYTYLNKQFGMVSASMTEMATQVLNNHKTI